A single Anopheles funestus chromosome 2RL, idAnoFuneDA-416_04, whole genome shotgun sequence DNA region contains:
- the LOC125774700 gene encoding steroid hormone receptor ERR2 isoform X1 — protein sequence MDTWMQEVVSMMAGDGTSARIKQELIETSCCSPSPSSVGSLSQTNILYGNSPTGKMDFKCSSNNNETHLTELHGNGSTGGHNSGSNGNGKPQSPGSPDRQFCSSTTSAIGDFGSDGTNHDTIKEELPRRLCLVCGDVASGFHYGVASCEACKAFFKRTIQGNIEYTCPASNDCEINKRRRKACQACRFRKCLLMGMLKEGVRLDRVRGGRQKYRRNPCSNPYQMQIIQSNQQYTAQTLEDIKILEVLSSFEPDPLSIGGGGGDMMTVGEERNGGAQTSSSSFSSASSSSSTSSNSSNSPGATAAAADSGLDRMVMGGDAQEILSVLSDIYDKELVGVIGWAKQIPGFTDLPLNDQMRLLQVSWAELLTLMLAYRSIPFDGRLYFATDFWLDERSAKECGALDLYNHLAQITQRLEKISATKEEYYLLKALSLSNCDIRLDNYSALKKIRDSILYALNDCVLLIRQHQAVSHQQQLLLLLPSLRQADHIIRKFWTNVHIEGNVTMNKLFVEMLESVSR from the exons GTGTCGATGATGGCAGGCGACGGTACATCAGCTAGGATCAAACAGGAACTGATCGAAACATCCTGCTGCAGTCCGTCCCCATCGTCGGTCGGTAGCCTATCCCAGACCAACATACTGTACGGCAATTCACCCACGGGAAAG ATGGACTTTAAGTGCAGCAGCAATAACAACGAAACACATCTCACAGAACTGCACGGTAACGGTAGTACCGGTGGTCACAACAGTGGAAGCAACGGTAATGGGAAACCACAGTCGCCCGGCAGCCCGGATCGGCAGTTCTGCAGCTCAACTACCTCCGCCATCGGGGACTTTGGCAGCGATGGCACGAACCATGACACGATCAAGGAGGAGCTGCCGCGACGGTTGTGTCTAGTGTGTGGGGACGTTGCGAGTGGATTCCACTACGGCGTTGCCAGCTGTGAAGCATGTAAAGCATTTTTCAAACGTACCATTCAAG GAAACATCGAGTACACCTGTCCCGCGAGTAACGACTGCGAAATTAACAAGCGGCGACGGAAAGCGTGCCAAGCGTGCCGGTTCCGCAAATGTTTACTGATGGGAATGCTCAAGGAAGGGGTCCGGCTGGATCGGGTGAGAGGCGGCAGACAGAAGTATCGGCGCAATCCATGCTCCAACCCGTACCAGATGCAGATCATACAGTCAAACCAGCAGTACACCGCCCAAACGCTGGAAGACATCAAGATCCTGGAAGTATTATCCTCGTTCGAGCCGGATCCACTTTCGATCGGCGGTGGTGGGGGTGATATGATGACGGTCGGTGAGGAACGTAACGGTGGTGCCCAAACGTCGAGCTCTTCGTTCTCTTCCGcctcgtcatcatcgtccacGAGCAGCAACAGTAGCAACTCGCCCGGTGCTACAGCTGCCGCCGCCGATTCCGGTCTCGATCGGATGGTGATGGGTGGTGATGCGCAGGAAATTTTGAGCGTGCTGAGTGATATTTACGATAAGGAGCTGGTCGGTGTGATCGGATGGGCAAAACAGATCCCGGGCTTCACCGATCTGCCGCTGAACGATCAGATGCGTCTGCTGCAGGTAAGCTGGGCCGAGCTGCTGACGCTAATGCTTGCCTACCGGTCGATTCCGTTCGATGGTCGGCTATACTTTGCAACCGACTTCTGGCTCGACGAACGATCGGCGAAGGAGTGCGGTGCTCTCGATCTCTACAACCAT CTAGCACAAATCACCCAACGATTGGAAAAGATCTCGGCCACCAAGGAGGAGTACTATCTGCTGAAGGCCCTGTCCCTGTCAAATTGTGATATCAGACTGGATAACTACAGTGCGCTGAAGAAAATTCGTGACTCAATACTGTACGCACTCAATGACTGTGTGCTGTTGATAAG GCAACATCAGGCGGTGtcacatcagcagcagctgctacTGTTGCTGCCATCGTTACGGCAAGCGGATCACATCATTCGCAAATTCTGGACGAATGTGCATATCGAGGGTAACGTGACGATGAACAAACTGTTTGTCGAAATGCTCGAGTCCGTCTCACGATAA
- the LOC125774700 gene encoding steroid hormone receptor ERR2 isoform X2 has translation MMAGDGTSARIKQELIETSCCSPSPSSVGSLSQTNILYGNSPTGKMDFKCSSNNNETHLTELHGNGSTGGHNSGSNGNGKPQSPGSPDRQFCSSTTSAIGDFGSDGTNHDTIKEELPRRLCLVCGDVASGFHYGVASCEACKAFFKRTIQGNIEYTCPASNDCEINKRRRKACQACRFRKCLLMGMLKEGVRLDRVRGGRQKYRRNPCSNPYQMQIIQSNQQYTAQTLEDIKILEVLSSFEPDPLSIGGGGGDMMTVGEERNGGAQTSSSSFSSASSSSSTSSNSSNSPGATAAAADSGLDRMVMGGDAQEILSVLSDIYDKELVGVIGWAKQIPGFTDLPLNDQMRLLQVSWAELLTLMLAYRSIPFDGRLYFATDFWLDERSAKECGALDLYNHLAQITQRLEKISATKEEYYLLKALSLSNCDIRLDNYSALKKIRDSILYALNDCVLLIRQHQAVSHQQQLLLLLPSLRQADHIIRKFWTNVHIEGNVTMNKLFVEMLESVSR, from the exons ATGATGGCAGGCGACGGTACATCAGCTAGGATCAAACAGGAACTGATCGAAACATCCTGCTGCAGTCCGTCCCCATCGTCGGTCGGTAGCCTATCCCAGACCAACATACTGTACGGCAATTCACCCACGGGAAAG ATGGACTTTAAGTGCAGCAGCAATAACAACGAAACACATCTCACAGAACTGCACGGTAACGGTAGTACCGGTGGTCACAACAGTGGAAGCAACGGTAATGGGAAACCACAGTCGCCCGGCAGCCCGGATCGGCAGTTCTGCAGCTCAACTACCTCCGCCATCGGGGACTTTGGCAGCGATGGCACGAACCATGACACGATCAAGGAGGAGCTGCCGCGACGGTTGTGTCTAGTGTGTGGGGACGTTGCGAGTGGATTCCACTACGGCGTTGCCAGCTGTGAAGCATGTAAAGCATTTTTCAAACGTACCATTCAAG GAAACATCGAGTACACCTGTCCCGCGAGTAACGACTGCGAAATTAACAAGCGGCGACGGAAAGCGTGCCAAGCGTGCCGGTTCCGCAAATGTTTACTGATGGGAATGCTCAAGGAAGGGGTCCGGCTGGATCGGGTGAGAGGCGGCAGACAGAAGTATCGGCGCAATCCATGCTCCAACCCGTACCAGATGCAGATCATACAGTCAAACCAGCAGTACACCGCCCAAACGCTGGAAGACATCAAGATCCTGGAAGTATTATCCTCGTTCGAGCCGGATCCACTTTCGATCGGCGGTGGTGGGGGTGATATGATGACGGTCGGTGAGGAACGTAACGGTGGTGCCCAAACGTCGAGCTCTTCGTTCTCTTCCGcctcgtcatcatcgtccacGAGCAGCAACAGTAGCAACTCGCCCGGTGCTACAGCTGCCGCCGCCGATTCCGGTCTCGATCGGATGGTGATGGGTGGTGATGCGCAGGAAATTTTGAGCGTGCTGAGTGATATTTACGATAAGGAGCTGGTCGGTGTGATCGGATGGGCAAAACAGATCCCGGGCTTCACCGATCTGCCGCTGAACGATCAGATGCGTCTGCTGCAGGTAAGCTGGGCCGAGCTGCTGACGCTAATGCTTGCCTACCGGTCGATTCCGTTCGATGGTCGGCTATACTTTGCAACCGACTTCTGGCTCGACGAACGATCGGCGAAGGAGTGCGGTGCTCTCGATCTCTACAACCAT CTAGCACAAATCACCCAACGATTGGAAAAGATCTCGGCCACCAAGGAGGAGTACTATCTGCTGAAGGCCCTGTCCCTGTCAAATTGTGATATCAGACTGGATAACTACAGTGCGCTGAAGAAAATTCGTGACTCAATACTGTACGCACTCAATGACTGTGTGCTGTTGATAAG GCAACATCAGGCGGTGtcacatcagcagcagctgctacTGTTGCTGCCATCGTTACGGCAAGCGGATCACATCATTCGCAAATTCTGGACGAATGTGCATATCGAGGGTAACGTGACGATGAACAAACTGTTTGTCGAAATGCTCGAGTCCGTCTCACGATAA